From one Anabas testudineus chromosome 21, fAnaTes1.2, whole genome shotgun sequence genomic stretch:
- the fastkd1 gene encoding FAST kinase domain-containing protein 1, mitochondrial yields MMFRLRSVNSCLRRLLHGGAVNRDQVLEQLRVCSGEEQVFDVVGKNKAKLTVNHVGCAVEMLWRFQKDKHPLLRTVELVRSHPQFLTLRVLAENKIAHMDDVVLVDTLYNFLRLNVDDHDSLVQHLVSEAWSRLDNFQMASLSKFAICLHDQQLNNSPLMGHITSIVDQKLSTIDDARILSALMLSISPLVSPRLRDALISRATYLLDTMDPSHYNNPRRVLQFLRNIKYSHRPLLDKCNQILLRNIPMMDADNIGIITALYHHLQFDNFDFRLAAKQRLIELIDSSTDPFSFTKMFVVLAPLASPETRERLENKALLLVDELSPLQVLAVAETLEEIQCRNLGLLTKIGTAIQRNIHTYKSVETVRVTQTLYLMHYQNPELFTKLRNILLNFLQHSFFPFEVTMLIRVLSMLPCPQLDDVIISRIDAVVTQCNLSDLSALSYAIAKWVRNDPSYHHNTHSKYVRLLQTLNRCSLERLQTAQRLDLVLEELKYISGDWFEQMMLEEAMAMLQRLMEQINSANVSELALILTRTNHLCPPLMDHIASIVIRDIDKIFYSGVYAILLPFSVMNYDPPQADEFYDVCFQHVTPHISSFEPHLLVLLAYCLALADYFPEVLVKEIFSINFLGRLDSQLETVSDALNMRIRLRLMEFNRAVCLECPEFQVPWFHERYCQQLQKKWNGMTSPVQQNMHKMLAEVLGGNNFIRVSVTTPYFYHIDFECKLDKHLQPLPYKEPSTLQISDKGKVHWGVSSLENMSDELPPGAQRVAVDFLDSKCFCKHSHHMKGDALMRIRHLEILGYRVVQIPHFEWNSMELSTQDAWKEYLKKKLFRELSS; encoded by the exons ATGATGTTTCGGCTCAGGAGCGTCAATTCCTGCCTCCGCAGGCTCCTTCACGGGGGGGCAGTGAACCGAGACCAGGTTCTGGAGCAGCTGCGAGTCTGTTCTGGTGAAGAGCAAGTGTTTGACGTGGTGGGTAAGAATAAGGCGAAGCTCACAGTGAACCATGTGGGCTGTGCCGTGGAGATGCTGTGGCGGtttcagaaagacaaacacCCGCTGCTCCGGACCGTGGAGCTCGTCAGGAGTCACCCACAGTTCCTGACTCTCCGGGTTTTGGCCGAAAACAAAATCGCTCATATGGATGATGTCGTGTTGGTGGATACACTTTACAATTTCCTCAG GTTAAATGTGGATGATCATGACTCTCTGGTTCAGCACCTGGTTTCAGAAGCTTGGTCAAGACTAGATAA TTTTCAAATGGCATCGCTGTCCAAGTTTGCAATCTGTCTGCATGATCAGCAACTCAACAACAGCCCTCTGATGGGTCACATCACTAGTATAGTGGATCAGAAATTGTCCACAATAGATGACGCCAG GATCTTAAGTGCACTGATGTTAAGCATATCTCCCTTGGTATCTCCACGGCTTCGCGATGCCCTCATTAGCAGGGCTACTTATCTTTTGGACACCATGGATCCCTCACATTACAACAACCCCCGCAGAGTGTTGCAGTTCCTACGCAACATCAAGTACAGCCACCGACCTCTGCTGGACAAGTGCAACCAGATCCTCTTGCGCAACATTCCCATGATGGATGCAGACAACATTGGCATCATCACAGCGTTGTATCACCACCTGCAGTTCGACAACTTTGACTTCAGGCTGGCTGCTAAACAAAGGCTGATAGAACTGATCGATTCAAGCACGGATCCTTTCTCCTTCACTAAAATGTTTGTTGTCCTGGCTCCCCTAGCCAGTCCGGAGACCAGAGAAAG GTTGGAGAACAAAGCACTCCTGTTGGTAGATGAGCTCAGTCCTCTACAGGTTCTAGCTGTAGCTGAAACACTAGAAGAGATTCAATGCAGGAACCTTGGCTTGCTGACCAA AATTGGAACAGCAATCCAAAGGAATATCCACACCTACAAATCTGTGGAAACAGTCAGAGTCACCCAAACTCTGTATCTGATGCATTATCAGAACCCCGAGCTCTTCACTAAACTGAGAAACATTCTGCTCAA CTTTTTGCAGCACAGCTTCTTCCCCTTTGAGGTGACCATGCTGATTCGTGTTCTGTCCATGCTACCCTGCCCACAACTTGACGATGTTATAATCTCACGGATAGATGCAGTGGTAACACAGTGCAATCTCAGTGATCTCAGCGCCTTGTCTTATGCCATTGCCAAGTGGGTGCGGAACGATCCGTCGTACCATCACAACACTCACAGCAAGTACGTTCGCCTGCTGCAGACTCTGAACCGCTGCAGCCTCGAGAGGCTGCAAACAGCTCAGCGGCTAGACCTGGTGCTCGAGGAACTCAAGTACATTTCAGGGGACTGGTTTGAACAAATGATGCTCGAAGAGGCGATGGCCATGCTGCAGAGGTTGATGGAGCAAATAAACTCGGCCAATGTGTCAGAGCTGGCTCTCATCTTGACCAGGACAAATCACCTTTGCCCTCCCCTGATGGACCACATTGCCAGTATCGTCATCAGAGACATTGACAAG ATTTTTTACTCAGGAGTATATGCCATCCTGCTACCCTTTTCCGTCATGAATTATGATCCTCCACAAGCAGATGAGTTTtatgatgtgtgttttcagcatgtCACTCCTCATATCA GTTCCTTTGAACCACATCTTCTAGTCTTACTGGCCTACTGCTTGGCTCTGGCTGACTATTTTCCTGAAGTATTAGTCAAAGAAATCTTCAGCATAAACTTCCTGGGAAGGCTGGATTCCCAGCTAGAAA CTGTGTCTGATGCACTCAATATGCGGATCAGACTGCGCCTCATGGAGTTCAATCGTGCTGTGTGTCTCGAGTGCCCCGAGTTCCAGGTGCCATGGTTTCACGAACGTTACTGCCAGCAGCttcaaaagaaat GGAATGGCATGACCAGCCCTGTGCAACAGAATATGCATAAAATGCTGGCCGAAGTTCTTGGTGGAAATAACTTCATCCGAGTATCAGTTACCACTCCATATTTTTACCACATAG ACTTTGAATGCAAATTGGACAAACACCTTCAGCCTTTGCCTTACAAAGAGCCAAGCACGCTGCAAATTTCTGACAAAGGAAAGGTTCACTGGGGGGTGAGCTCGCTTGAAAACATGAGTGATGAACTGCCCCCTGGAGCTCAGcg AGTTGCAGTGGACTTTCTTGATTCAAAGTGTTTCTGCAAACATTCTCATCATATGAAAGGCGACGCCCTGATGAGAATAAGACACCTGGAAATCCTGGGATATCGTGTTGTTCAG ATTCCTCATTTTGAGTGGAACTCCATGGAGCTTTCAACACAAGATGCCTGGAAGGAATATCTGAAGAAGAAATTATTTAGAGAGCTTTCTTCTTGA
- the klhl41a gene encoding LOW QUALITY PROTEIN: kelch-like protein 41a (The sequence of the model RefSeq protein was modified relative to this genomic sequence to represent the inferred CDS: inserted 2 bases in 1 codon), protein MDPQGLREDLRLFQSTLLQDGLKELLNENKLIDCILKVGDRSIPCHRLIMAACSPYFRELYFSEDGIEVDIKEVVLENLDPNVMEVIVNYMYSAEIDINDNNVQDILAAANRFQIPSVFTVCVNYLEKKVSKKNCLAIYRLGLMLNCVRLAMAARDYIADRFETIAKDEDFLELAPPELFAIVGADGLNVEKEEVVFESLMRWIRKDKEKRLKSLDEAFDYIRFRLLPEKYFKEKVEKDELIKAHPEVLKKLKVIKEAFAGKLPERKKGKXGDEEGEEGKLPGYLNDNRRYGMYAKDMLLMINDTAAVAYDAQENECFLAAMTEQIPRNHVSLISKKNNLYVLGGLFVDEEDKENPLQCYFYQLDSLAAEWMALPPMPSPRCLFAMGEVENLIFAVAGKDLQSNESHDTVMCYDTEKMKWTETKKLPLKIHGHCVVSENGLVYCIGGKTDDNKTTNKMFAYNNKRSEWKEVASMKTPRSMFGAVIHNGRIIVAGGINEDGLTAACEAYDFGTNKWSPFTEFPQERSSVNLVSCGGQLYAVGGFTMVENENKECAPSEITDIWQYEDDKKQWAGMIREMRYAAGASCVSMRLNAAKMPKL, encoded by the exons ATGGATCCCCAAGGCCTAAGGGAAGATCTGCGCCTGTTTCAAAGCACTTTGCTGCAGGATGGACTCAAAGAGCTTCTGAATGAGAACAAGTTGATCGACTGTATTCTAAAGGTTGGAGACAGAAGCATCCCCTGCCATCGGCTCATTATGGCAGCATGTAGTCCTTATTTCCGGGAGCTGTACTTCTCAGAGGATGGCATTGAAGTGGACATAAAGGAAGTTGTTCTAGAGAACCTGGACCCCAATGTTATGGAGGTGATTGTGAATTACATGTACTCAGCAGAGATTGACATCAATGATAACAATGTACAGGATATCCTTGCTGCTGCCAATCGCTTCCAGATCCCCTCAGTGTTCACAGTTTGTGTGAACTACCTGGAGAAGAAGGTGTCAAAGAAAAACTGCCTTGCCATCTACCGACTGGGACTGATGCTAAACTGTGTCAGACTGGCAATGGCAGCTCGAGATTACATTGCAGATCGGTTTGAGACCATAGCCAAGGACGAGGATTTCCTAGAGCTTGCGCCACCTGAACTATTTGCCATTGTTGGAGCAGATGGACTGAATGTAGAGAAAGAGGAGGTTGTGTTTGAGTCCCTCATGAGGTGGATCAGGAAGGACAAAGAGAAGCGCTTGAAGTCTTTAGATGAGGCCTTTGACTACATTCGCTTCCGTTTGCTCCCAGAAAAGTACTTCAAGGAaaaggtggaaaaggatgagcTCATCAAGGCTCATCCTGAGGTTCTAAAAAAACTCAAAGTCATAAAGGAAGCTTTCGCAGGGAAGCTCCCTGAACGGAAAAAGGGAAA GGGTGatgaggaaggggaggagggcAAGTTGCCTGGCTACCTGAATGATAACCGCAGATATGGCATGTACGCCAAAGACATGCTGTTGATGATCAATGACACCGCTGCCGTGGCCTATGACGCCCAGGAGAATGAATGTTTTCTCGCAGCAATGACTGAGCAAATCCCCCGAAACCACGTCAGTCTGATATCGAAGAAGAACAATCTGTATGTGTTGGGGGGACTCTTTGTTGATGAAGAGGACAAGGAAAACCCATTGCAGTGTTACTTCTACCAG TTAGACAGTCTTGCGGCCGAATGGATGGCTCTTCCCCCCATGCCCTCCCCCAGGTGTCTCTTTGCTATGGGTGAAGTTGAAAATCTCATCTTCGCTGTAGCAGGAAAAGATTTACAATCCAACGAGTCTCATGACACTGTCATGTGCTATGACACCGA AAAAATGAAGTGGACTGAAACAAAAAAGCTGCCCTTGAAGATCCACGGCCACTGTGTGGTCTCTGAGAACGGGCTGGTGTACTGCATCGGCGGCAAAACGGATGACAA TAAAACAACCAACAAGATGTTTGCATACAACAACAAGAGGTCAGAGTGGAAGGAGGTGGCTTCGATGAAAACACCCAGGTCGATGTTTGGAGCAGTTATCCACAACGGCAGGATTATTGTGGCCGGAGGAATAAATGAAGACGGCCTGACAGCTGCATGTGAAGCATACGACTTTGGAACCAACAA GTGGTCACCCTTCACAGAGTTTCCCCAGGAGAGGAGTTCAGTTAACCTGGTCAGCTGTGGAGGGCAGCTGTATGCTGTAGGTGGCTTCACCATGGTGGAGAACGAGAACAAAGAGTGTGCACCCAGTGAGATCACTGACATTTGGCA GTATGAAGATGACAAGAAACAGTGGGCAGGAATGATCCGAGAGATGCGTTACGCAGCTGGAGCTTCCTGTGTGTCGATGCGTCTGAATGCAGCCAAGATGCCCAAACTGTAG
- the bbs5 gene encoding Bardet-Biedl syndrome 5 protein homolog has product MASVLDALWEDRDVRFDITAQQMKTRPGEVLIDCLDSIEDTKGNNGDRGRLLVTNLRIIWHSLALPRVNLSVGYNSIINITTRTANSKLRGQTEALYILTKSNNTRFEFIFTNVVPGSPRLFTSVIAVHRAYETSKMYRDLKLRAALIQNKQLRLLPREQVYDKINGVWNLSSDQGNLGTFFITNVRIVWHANMNESFNVSIPYLQIWSIRIRDSKFGLALVIESSRQSGGYVLGFKIDPVDKLQDALKEINSLHKVYSANPIFGVDYEMEEKPQPLEELTVEQPLDDVEIEPDEQTDAFTAYFADSNKQQDREPVFSEELGLAIEKLKDGFTLQGLWEVMG; this is encoded by the exons ATGGCATCTGTTTTAGATGCTCTCTGGGAAGACAGAGACGTTAGATTTGACATAACAGCGCA GCAGATGAAAACTCGTCCAGGAGAGGTGCTGATAGACTGCCTGGACTCCATAGAGGACACGAAAGGAAACAACGGAGACAGAG GACGTCTGTTAGTAACAAACCTGAGAATCATTTGGCATTCTTTAGCCCTGCCAAGAGTCAATCTGT ctgtggGTTACAATTCAATCATTAACATTACAACACGGACAGCTAACTCA AAATTAAGAGGCCAAACTGAAGCACTATACATCCTTACAAAGTCCAACAACACAAGATTTGAGTTCATTTTCACAAATGTGGTTCCAGGAAGTCCACGGCTGTTTACATCTGTCATTGCTGTACACAG GGCCTATGAAACCTCTAAAATGTACAGGGACCTTAAATTACGAGCTGCTCTCATTCAAAATAAACAGCTGAGACTTTTGCCCCGAGAGCAAGTGTATGATAAAATTAACGGAGTGTGGAATTTATCCAGTGATCAG ggtAATCTTGGGACTTTCTTTATCACCAATGTTCGGATTGTGTGGCACGCAAACATGAACGAGAGCTTCAATGTCAGCATTCCTTACCTCCAGATT TGGTCTATCAGAATAAGAGACTCAAAGTTTGGCTTGGCTTTGGTGATAGAGAGTTCACGCCAg AGTGGTGGCTATGTGCTCGGGTTCAAGATTGACCCAGTGGATAAGCTACAAGATGCACTGAAGGAAATCAACTCATTGCATAAAGTGTACTCGGCCAACCCTATCTTTGGAGTGGACtatgaaatggaagaaaag CCTCAGCCACTGGAGGAACTCACAGTGGAACAGCCTCTTGATGATGTGGAAATTGAGCCTGATGAGCAGACTGATGCGTTCACT GCCTACTTTGCTGACAGCAATAAG CAACAAGACCGTGAGCCGGTTTTCTCAGAGGAGCTCGGTCTCGCCATTGAAAAGCTGAAAGATGGTTTCACTTTACAAGGACTTTGGGAAGTCATGGGCTGA
- the col28a2a gene encoding collagen, type XXVIII, alpha 2a, with translation MLPPFPLVLLITALASVWAQDFYEDRKTIKNSKVKPLTASIYNGQAILDEDCSLELSFLLDSSESAKDNHEQEKQFVINVVERFQRIRLQTGRSLSLRVAVLQYSSHVITEQTFRDWRGTESFKSQISPITYIGHGTYTTYAITNMTKIYLEESNPGSIKVAVLLTDGISHPRNPDIFSAVADAKNQGITFFILGITRAAKEPANVAQLSLLASTPTSNYLLNLQDEDIVEKVVNQMIGLANEGCPLAERCTCEKGERGPSGPAGKKGRPGEDGAPGLKGQKGEAGFSGLPGREGVEGKPGYKGEKGERGECGTPGIKGDRGPEGTVGARGLRGPQGLPGPPGDIGPQGTQGKTGERGPAGPPGIQGETGIGLPGPKGDMGFQGRSGPPGPPGVGEPGPSGPQGPQGVQGEKGPQGEGFPGPKGDRGLPGPRGLRGQQGAGIKGERGEMGPPGSPGPIGLTGVGIQGEKGIEGPRGPPGPRGIPGEGFPGPKGDQGLPGEQGAPGEGGIGEPGSKGEPGAVGLAGVPGLPGEDGAPGQKGEPGLPGLRGPEGAQGIGIQGEKGDQGLRGIRGLHGPPGIAGPSGPKGERGIPGQQGMPGLPGRSISGPKGDVGPAGPPGPIGETGLGLPGPKGNHGHPGLPGPSGPKGEGIPGPMGPPGMPGLPGEPGSEGIGVPGPKGDVGFRGLPGLPGSPGEGLPGPPGHIGRPGPPGPAGPPGEGIQGPKGEPGSQGMTGPRGPQGDGFPGAKGDRGLQGERGMKGAKGDMGDHGVPGEAGRPGVKGEQGLTREDIIKLIREICGCGIKCKERPMELVFVIDSSESVGPENFEIIKDFVTRLVDRITVGRNATRIGLVLYSLDVQLEFNLARYMSKQDVKQAIRKMPYMGEGTHTGTAIRKANQEAFFGARPGVRKVAIVITDGQTDKREPVKLDIAVREAHAANIEMYALGIVNSSDPTQAEFLRELNLIASDPDSEHMYLIDDFNTLPALESKLVNQFCEDENGALIYNHITNGHWNGNNGPGHGISGHNGQAVNANGYNAHGNNGYGNNINGYNYQEERNPNQNERLTNSRSRGDTFTLPISANPLPVQVVEDEDGEDLDSRAHVRGSSTGSIVSRITLPIRESSVSNEAVISSPSSSPTLGSDSSLNANQLKTVVSPVLPVVVALLDPRCGLNLDQGTCRDYGIRWYYDKQANACAQFWYGGCGGNDNRFETETECKKTCVQFRTAG, from the exons ATGTTGCCCCCCTTTCCATTGGTGCTGCTGATCACAGCACTGGCCAGTGTCTGGGCCCAAGATTTTTATGAAGATAGGAAAACCATCAAGAACTCCAAAGTCAAACCTCTGACTGCAAGTATTTATAATGGACAAG CCATCCTGGATGAGGACTGCAGCTTGGAGCTCTCCTTCCTGCTGGACAGCTCTGAGAGTGCCAAAGACAATCATGAGCAAGAAAAGCAGTTTGTGATAAATGTGGTGGAAAGGTTCCAACGGATACGTCTACAGACTGGCCGCAGCTTGAGTTTGAGGGTGGCTGTCCTGCAGTACAGCAGTCATGTCATCACAGAACAGACCTTTAGAGACTGGAGAGGCACAGAGAGCTTCAAGAGCCAGATATCTCCCATCACCTACATTGGGCACGGCACCTACACAACCTACGCCATCACAAACATGACCAAGATCTACCTGGAGGAATCCAACCCTGGAAGCATCAAAGTAGCAGTGCTGCTCACAGACGGTATTTCCCACCCGAGGAACCctgacattttctctgctgttgctgatgCCAAAAACCAGGGCATCACATTCTTTATTTTGGGCATCACCCGGGCAGCTAAGGAACCAGCCAATGTGGCACAGCTCAGTCTACTTGCCAGCACCCCGACTTCAAACTACCTCCTTAATTTACAAGATGAAGACATTGTTGAAAAAGTCGTCAATCAGATG attGGCTTGGCTAATGAAGGA tGCCCTCTGGCTGAGAGATGTACTtgtgagaaaggagagaggggacCCAGTGGGCCTGCG GGGAAGAAAGGTCGTCCTGGAGAGGATGGTGCCCCAGGGCTTAAAGGGCAAAAG GGTGAAGCAGGATTTAGTGGACTCCCTGGGCGAGAGGGTGTTGAG GGAAAACCAGGTTACAAAGGAGAGAAG GGTGAGAGGGGTGAGTGTGGCACACCGGGAATCAAAGGAGACAGG GGTCCTGAGGGTACAGTTGGCGCAAGAGGACTTAGAGGTCCACAG GGGTTACCAGGACCACCTGGAGACATCGGACCACAGGGCACTCAGGGAAAGACG GGTGAACGTGGCCCAGCTGGCCCTCCAGGAATTCAGGGGGAAACTGGTATTGGACTTCCTGGTCCAAAG GGTGACATGGGATTTCAGGGTAGATCGGGTCCTCCTGGTCCTCCAGGAGTGGGTGAACCCGGACCTTCT GGGCCTCAAGGGCCACAAGGTGTCCAGGGGGAAAAAGGACCCCAAGGTGAAGGATTCCCTGGACCAAAG GGTGATCGGGGTCTCCCAGGACCAAGGGGACTAAGGGGGCAGCAGGGTGCAGGAATAAAAGGAGAAAGG GGTGAAATGGGTCCTCCAGGTTCTCCTGGGCCAATTGGGCTGACAGGAGTGGGTATACAGGGAGAGAAG GGGATTGAAGGTCCAAGAGGTCCACCAGGACCTAGAGGAATTCCAGGTGAAGGTTTTCCTGGACCCAAG GGGGACCAAGGTTTACCAGGAGAGCAGGGAGCTCCAGGAGAGGGAGGCATTGGTGAGCCAGGTTCTAAG GGAGAGCCTGGGGCAGTTGGACTGGCTGGTGTTCCTGGTCTCCCAGGGGAGGATGGAGCTCCAGGACAGAAG GGTGAGCCTGGTTTACCTGGTTTAAGAGGTCCTGAGGGAGCACAAGGAATTGGCATTCAAGGGGAGAAG GGCGACCAGGGACTGAGGGGTATTCGTGGGTTACATGGGCCTCCTGGGATTGCAGGTCCCTCTGGACCAAAG GGTGAACGTGGGATACCAGGTCAGCAGGGCATGCCAGGGCTGCCAGGACGGTCTATATCAGGTCCAAAG GGGGATGTAGGTCCTGCTGGCCCCCCTGGACCTATTGGAGAAACAGGGCTTGGACTACCTGGTCCAAAG GGTAATCATGGTCATCCAGGTTTGCCAGGTCCATCTGGTCCAAAAGGCGAAGGCATCCCTGGACCTATG GGTCCTCCAGGCATGCCAGGCTTACCAGGTGAGCCAGGCTCAGAGGGAATAGGAGTACCTGGTCCAAAG GGTGACGTTGGCTTTAGAGGATTGCCAGGTTTGCCTGGCTCACCTGGAGAGGGCTTACCAGGACCACCA ggTCACATTGGTAGACCAGGGCCTCCTGGTCCAGCTGGACCTCCAGGAGAAGGCATTCAAGGCCCAAAG GGTGAGCCAGGATCTCAAGGTATGACTGGACCTAGAGGACCTCAAGGAGACGGCTTTCCTGGTGCTAAG GGTGATCGTGGATTACAGGGTGAGAGGGGAATGAAAGGTGCAAAAGGAGACATGGGAGATCATGGAGTACCTGGTGAAGCA GGCAGACCAGGAGTAAAAGGAGAACAAGGCCTTACA AGAGAGGACATTATTAAGCTGATCAGAGAAATCTGTG GATGTGGCATCAAGTGCAAGGAAAGGCCGATGGAACTCGTGTTCGTCATTGACAGCTCAGAGAGTGTTGGCCCTGAGAACTTTGAAATCATCAAGGACTTTGTCACCAGATTGGTGGACCGGATCACAGTTGGCCGCAATGCCACCAGAATTGGACTGGTCCTCTACAGTCTGGATGTCCAGTTGGAGTTTAACTTGGCTCGCTACATGAGCAAACAGGACGTCAAGCAGGCAATCCGAAAGATGCCTTACATGGGTGAGGGCACTCACACTGGCACTGCAATTCGAAAGGCGAATCAGGAGGCTTTCTTCGGTGCTCGACCTGGAGTCAGAAAAGTAGCCATCGTTATCACTGATGGTCAGACTGACAAACGAGAGCCTGTCAAACTTGACATAGCTGTACGGGAAGCCCATGCTGCTAACATTGAAATGTACGCCCTGGGGATCGTCAATTCTTCTGATCCTACGCAGGCCGAGTTCTTGCGAGAGCTCAACCTTATTGCCTCTGACCCCGACAGTGAACACATGTACCTTATTGATGACTTCAATACACTACCAG cactGGAGTCTAAACTCGTCAACCAATTCTGTGAAGATGAAAATGGCGCCCTTATTTACAATCACATCACAAATGGACACTGGAATGGCAACAATGGGCCCGGTCATGGTATCAGTGGACACAATGGGCAGGCGGTGAATGCCAACGGATACAATGCCCATGGAAATAATGGTTATGGAAACAATATAAATGGTTACAATTACCAGGAGGAGAGAAATCCAAACCAAAATGAGAGACTCACCAACAGCCGAAGCCGTGGAGACACTTTCACACTGCCCATCAGTGCCAATCCCCTCCCTGTTCag GTGGTAGAAGATGAAGATGGTGAAGATTTAGACTCAAGAGCCCACGTGCGGGGCAGTAGCACTGGGTCTATAGTTAGCAGAATAACATTGCCTATAAGAGAAAGCTCCGTCTCCAATGAGGCAGTCATATCATCTCCATCATCTTCACCAACACTGGGTTCAGATTCATCCTTAAACGCAAATCAGTTGAAGACTGTAGTGAGTCCTGTCCTGCCTGTAG TGGTGGCTCTTCTTGATCCCCGCTGTGGCCTCAACCTTGACCAAGGCACCTGCCGAGACTATGGCATTCGCTGGTACTACGACAAACAGGCCAATGCCTGTGCACAGTTCTGGTATGGAGGTTGTGGTGGAAATGACAACCGTTTTGAAACAGAGACTGAATGCAAAAAGACTTGTGTTCAGTTCAGAACAG CTGGATAA